ttaggagttgtcccacatcgtttgtgggaggggcagtttgctagaatataagcagccagataactccaattattatgaggccttttgggaggtgcccaaaaacaaatccgtgcgggctcggcccaaagcggacaatatcatactaatgtggagttaggcttGCTCAGAAAGCCcaacaaatggtatcagagctatagttATAACGGTCTGTAACAATCTCAGATGACTTCAGAagtgacctaggaagaggcagatgggcttgccccagaatgggctcaagTAAAAGGCAGGTGGATCTTCTAATTTGGGCCTAGagggagcagatagccagatggacttcCAGTATGGGTCAAGGGGGAGCCAGATCACACAATCAGGAGGCAGAATCGgcaggtgtcgggcccgatgtgtgaagggggagattattaggagttgtcccacatcgtttgtgggaggggcagtttgctagaatataagcagccagataattccaattagtatgaggccttttgggaggtgcccaaaaacaaacccgtgcgggctcggcccaaagtTAGGCATGCTCAGCAAAGCCCAACATAGATAAAATTATTATGCACAATAAAATTGTTTCACAATCATAGTGCTTTGGTTGTTAGCTAGTATATTATAAAATCAAGACAAATGTAAAATCCTTAACAATTTAAGTATTAAATAGAAAAATTAGATAATATTATTATGCACAATAAAATTGTTTCACAATCATAGTGCTTTGGTTGTTACCTAGTATATTATAAAATCAAGACAAATGTAAAATTCTTAACAATTTAAGTATTAAATAGAAAAATAATAAGTTACCCTAGTATATTATAGCGCTTAGGGGTTAATCTTCTTTTTCATTGGGCTAAGCCCGACAAGAACATAAGTTTATCTATTTCAAAGAAAAAAAGTCCCCAAAGTAGTCCACTTCTATTTATTTTCCACATTTTTTTACGTATGCTATTGcaaaaatgaatttttgaaataaaatttctAATGTTAAATTTGTAAGTACTAAAATATTTCATTAAAATTTTTGCAAATATCATAATTATTTCGATTTGCACATATATCAATAGGTAAAAGAGTttacaatatttttttaataaacaaattttcaattaaaaatcaaatacATGCGAGTTCTGACCCATTACATTTGTAATCAATAGCTTCTACTTTATCCTTATTGACTATGCTATTATTTAATAAACACTTATCGtcataaaataatatttttaatttatcattattatatattttttagtaTCCTCCAATATATCAGTAGTTCTAGTTCTAATTTTTAACAAtcgatttaatttattataaatgaCAATACTTGACAAACACTACATATAAATAACAATATAATGTAAATTAATGTGTTTCAAATTCAAAACACGAAAAATACATACAGAAGGTCATATTTTTAGTAACAACTTTTAGTAGAGATAAATATTATACCAAGATCATATCTTTAATAGTAACTTTAAGATGGTTTTAATTAGAGTAGCAACTTTAACATTGACGTTTAACTTTAATATTATTCTTTTATCATATTGGTCATGTGTTAATTAAGTAAATTAACAGATCAAAGCTTGACTTATTTAAAAAATGTGTTGATGGCAAATATATAAAcgtctattttattttattaattttacaGGTTCATATAATTAGACACGTCGTATTTAAAAAAAAGTTTTCAAGTTCCTCCATATTTTTTCTTACTTTGCATTTGGAGCACTTGAGGAGTTGGGAGATTGATCCAACTTTTTTTCATTCTTTATTTTATCTCTAAATTATGCTCCTTCCTCTCTGTTTAGGACGGACTCAAGTTCAAATTATCTCACtcccatttatttaatttaaatatttattattgatGTTGATATTAGTATTACTTATATTTGTTGTTAATCGTATCTACCAATTTAAGATTTTTAGTACGACTAAGTGTTAATCATTACGCAAGAAACAAAAAACTTTTTTGTGGCTCATTTGATCCCCAAATTTTAAATAAATGATGAGTCATAACACCCGGAGATTTTTGACTAGGAACGTATATGTATTTTTAATCCCATTACTTAAATAGCAAAAAGTCACACATACCACTTTAAGGTGCATTCGTAAATAAGGTTTATAATTTTCACGAGGCGATTataattttttatgatttttagaAAATGAAGTACAATTTAATGAAAATATAATCAGATTAATTAAGTTAATATTTTTATTCATTAAAATTACGATTGTTGAATAGATCCTTTACTGTGAAATCTGTATGCTAaattataagaaataaaggtgattcttatttatccaaacatattcaaatataaatTAGAACTACAATTTTATATAACTTCACAGAGGAAAATaaacaataaaataaaaattaacttCTACAACAAAgaaacaaatttaaaatattcattgAAAATTTCccaataaaatattttttaaaaaaattataaaatagcCCGCGCGTTCTTGTCCTCCAACTATGACGGATGGCATCATGGATGGGAGGCCGCCGAATTTTTATCAATTACCAGAAATCCATATGCGCGGGCTAAATTAGTACGTGAAGCTTGTGGATACACGAAGCTCTTCATGGTATCCTCCATAAATACTTGATATCCCTTACTTGGAAAGGGGTTTGAATAACTTGAATAAAAGGAGACAAAAGATGCCGAGTCAATTTACTTCTATGAATTATTATTCACTTATCGCTCATTATAATTAGCGGATTAATATTTAACAAATAAAAAACTCATCAATAGTAGCCATTTAAGATGTGATTAAAGTACGCATTCAAGTTGTGTGAAGATTATGcattctaacttttattttagAAGTGTCGATAAAGATGTGATTAAAGGACGCATTCGAGTTATGTGAATATTATGCATTCTAACTTCCATTCTAAAAATGGTGATGAATTATTCGAGAAATGATCATTCAAAATGTGTCTAAAGTTTAAGCCAAGGACCATTAGAGATGATCATGTAGGAATACTATTCCAAATAAATTCTTCATATAAATCAACACTTTTGCAAGAAAAAACAATATCATACGCATAATTTGGCGGTAGgtgaaaataaatataatttgaaTGATCAAAATTTCACATGTCCaacaattatctaaattttaatAGAATGAGCATATGGGATAAAATTGATATGAAAAATGCTAGAGGTCCCAAATTGGTCACCAAATCATACAAGCTCAAGCCATAGGTACGACCATACGAGGGATTGTCTATACAACATTAGTACACATTATAAAACAAGAGTACGATGATTATTCCAAATTCACATTAGTTTCCTGATTATTTAGAAGTTCCAAATGTAGAATACAAAACCAGGAATTACTATTACATACAGAGGTTTGAAGAACAGAAGCTCCCTTAACATAGAGGAAAACCAAACATCATGATCACGAGGAACTTTATTAGTTATAAGAGGGTAAGAGCCATAGGTTAATTGACAGTTCACCGGTAAATGTGATAGTTGGGACTATACATGCAGCTTTCAGCAAACTTGACCAGATCTTCTGGTCGAGGAAGACGTGTTGCCAAGCCTGTGAGACATCAAATTTGTTATGTTTTAGGATGGCAAATAGATGGACAATAGATAAAGCTATAATACAAAAGATACTAACCAAGATCATATGCTTTAGCAGCAACTTTAGCTGCAATGTTAGCGGATATTGTTCTGATATTAGAAAATGGCGGGAATGTCATTCCCTTATCATAGTGTTCCTGTGTTACTTGACAGGCCAAAGCTTCAGCTGTTTAAAAAAAATCACAGATAATAAGCTTTTATGTCACTCAGCTGACATAGCATGCATCTAGTAAACAAAATGTCAATTATGGTTTATACTTGGCAACTCATAGTTCAGTAGTCAGCACTATTAATAGGAAGAATTATGGTATATTTAGAACATGTAATTCCATGGTTCTATAAATGGAGTGTCAGTACTTACAAGCTGCAAGAAGCATTTCATCGTGCATGCGGATTGCACCAGACATAACCAAACCAAGTCCAAGTCCAGGAAAGATATATGCGTTATTTGCCTTTAAAACAAAGAGAACCCAAACATCTCAGTCCTTTATGCTTATATAATTTGTCCTAACTAATACTGATATAAAATGTACAAGATAAATTTATAGAACCTGGCCAGGAATGTAAAGTTGGTTATTGTATTTCACAGGGTCAAATGGACTTCCACTGGCAAACACTGCGCGGCCCTGTAATAAGGAATAAAGGTTTTGTTGGTTCAATGAGTTTCTTTGAAGTAAATAACATCAACTAATGTTGGATACATATCAATATATCATGGAGGGAAGAAAAACATCTTTTGTTTACCTCAGACCAGTTATAAGCTTCTTCAGCAGTGCACTCAGCTTGAGAGGTTGGGTTTGAGAGAGCCATAATAAGAGGTTTCTGCATTTCATCGGCTCATGAACTTACATACTTGTATAAAAAAATATGTTATATTGAGATACATGCCAAGGGGTAGGGGGAGAAAGGACCTTATTGAAAGAAGCCATAGCCTCTACAACTTCTTTAGTGAATGTCTTCCCCTGTCCTGATGTTCCAATCAAGACTGTTGGCTTAATAGCCTACAGTAACTCGAAATCAAATTAGAGATCAGAAATCAAACAAGGGACCAGGACGAGCTTGTCTTTCAAAAACATTAAAAAGAAATATCCAATACTACTAAATACTGTCCAATCGAAATACAGAAGACGAGAACAGTACACCAGACCTTGACAGCATCAATTAGGGTTGTGCAAGGTTCATGTTCATGAGCCCATGGTTTCTTGAAATGTTGAAGGGATTCTTTGCGATGGCTAACTATTAATCCCTGAAAGAGCATCCATACAACTGGACTCAGATACACATGCTATGTGCACAAAAGTGAACACGACTACCCACTCATACTCCAACATGTAACATGCATTATTAGGAAGACAATCTTTGATGACTGACTGCAGTGAATACTACGAGTCTACTGTGTACAAGAACAGTTGAATTGTTATTTCCCTACCTTCGAGTCCACGAGCCAGATCTTCTTACGTGTCTCTTCCAAAGGAATTTTTGTCTACAAGAATTTATCGAAATAAACAATGTTAAGAAATTTAATCAAACTCCAATATCAAATATGTAGACATGGATAGTAAAAGGTTAGTACCTGCTTCGACATCTCACGCGCTATAAGTTCAGCTATACCAGTTCCTGCCTGAAATTCACAAAAAGAAGAACATAAGATTAAAATTTTAATATGGTATTAAACTATCTTGGAATCACAATTAGTACTTCTACATGAATATCATCTGAAAAGTGGTGACTTAAATAGTTAATGATTGAAGGGAAAACTTTATGGCAGAATGCCTTCCTCAGATCCATAAGGTGACAAGTCTCAATTTCAATgttataattgtaataaatttggtcacttcagttatgagtgtagagcaccaaaggtggaagaaagaagtcattttgcagcagcaaaagaagacaaagatgtTGGCACTGTTATGTTCCTCACTTACAAAGGAGACGAGGAAAGCAAGAAaaatgtttggtatcttgactcagGGGCCAGTAATCACATGACTGGTCATAAGGAATTATTCACGGAGATAGACGACACCATCAGCGGAGAAGTTACTTTTGGTGACTGTTCAAAGATTCCGGTGAAAGGAAAAGGTACCATCACGATCATGTCAAAGAAAGGTGaaaagaaatatataaatgatgtttattatattcctgtattgaaaaataatattatcagtcTTGGCCAGCTTGTGGAGAAAGGATATAATATACAGATGTAGGAGAATTCCCTCATTATAAGAAATCAAGCTCGAGAATTGATTACAAATGTGGAGATGTCAAAAAATCGTTTGTTTACGCTTGATATGCAAACAAAAGTGCAGAAGTGCTTGAAATtggtcattaaaaatgactcgtggTTATGGCATTTAAGATTTGGTCATCTTGGATTTTCTGGCTTGAAATTATTGTCAAATACAAAAATGGTGGACGGTTTGCCAAAAATCAACGAGCCagaaaatttgtgtgaagcatgtATCAAAGGGAAGCAACATCGACAAATTTTTCCTgttggaaaatcatggagagccagGAGGCCATTGGAGATTGTTCACACAGATATTGCTGGTCCATTTGATATCTCATCACTTGGAGGTAATAGGTATTACTTaacttttattgatgattttagcaggaaaagttgggtgtatatcatcaaagaaaagtcggaggctcttgataaattcaaggagttcaaagcacTGACAGAAAAGCAAAGTGGTCATTATTTGAAGGTACTCAGATCAGACAGAGGAGGCGAGTATACTTCTAATCTGTTCAGAAGCTTTTGTAGAGCACATGgaatcaatcatcagttgacAACAGCCTATACTTTTCAACAAAATGGCGTTGCAGAAAGAAAGAATTGCACTATTCTTGACATGGCAAGGGGCATGGTGAAAGCAAAGCACTTTCCGAGAACTTTTTGGGCCAAAGCCGTTCTATGTGCAGTTTATTTGTTGAATCGTTGTCCAACAAAAAGTGTCAGAAATAAAACTCCAAATGAAGCATGGAACCGGAGCAAACCATCAGTTGGACATCTCAGAATTTTTGGGTGTATTGCTTATGCCCGCGTTCCTGATCAGAAAAGGAAGAAGCTGGATGATAAAGGCGAGAAATGCATctttaccggatatgacaaaagaagcaaggcgtacagactctacaatcccctaacgaagaaattaatcatttctcgagatgttgagtttGATGAATCAGATTACTGGAGATGGAGCGAGGATGAAAGAAAAGTTGCTGGTTTATTTTTCAATGGTGATGACGATGACGGTGATAACCAAAATATTGAAGATGACGGAGACGATGATCAAACTCCTCCACCAAGTCTAAATCAACAAACTCCTGGATCGACACCATCCACGGGAGGAAGCAGTTCAGAGGGAGCACCACGAAAGATGCGGAGTTTGGATAATATCTACGAAGCTACAAGTCCGGTACAAATATCCTTTGATTATTCCTTATTTTGCTTAATGGATGAATGTGATCCAATTACATTTGAAGaagcttctgaagaaagcaaatggaacaaagccatggatgaagaaattggcGTAATCAAGAAGAATGATACATGGGAGCTCACAGATCTTCCAGAAGGACACAAAGCAATTGGTGTCAAGTGGGTCTATAAAACCAAGACGAATCAAGATGGAGAAGTGGAGAAATACAAGGCGAGGTTGGTGGCTAAAGGCTACAGGCAGAGATATGGCATTGACTATGACGAGGTATTCgctccagttgcaagagttgATACCATACGACTTCTGACAGTAATTGCAGCTCAGAACCAGTGGAAGATTTTTCAGATGGGCGTGAAGTCAGCATTCCTAAACGGttatcttgaagaagaagtctatattgAGCAGCCTTCCGGATATGTTCAAAAAGGCCGGGAAAACAAAGTCTACAGGCTGAAGAAAGCCttatatggtttgaagcaagctccGCGAGCATGGAATACAAGGGTTGATGAATATTTTCAGAGAAATGGTTTCGTGAAGAGTCCATACGAGCATGCCCTCTACACGAAAATAAATTCAGGGGGAGATATTATAATCGTTTGCTTATACGTGGACGATATGATCTTTATTGGAAATAATCCTGgtatgtttgatgattttaagaaagttatgactaatgaatttgagatgacagatattggtcaaatgtcatactttcttggagtcgaggtGAAGCAAAATAAAGACGGGATTTTAACGTCGCTGAAAAAATATGCGGAGCAGATTTTAAAGAAGTTCAGAATGGAGGAATGCAAGCCAATAAGCACGTCAGAAGAACCGAGCATAAAGCTTAGAGTTGATTCAACAAGGGAGTCGGTAAATCCGACATTGTTCAAAAATTTGGTTGGAAGTCTGAGGTACCTAACTTTTACTcgtccagatattatgtatgcagtTGGATTGGTTAGTAGGTACATGAAGAAACCAAAGCAAGATCACTTCATGGCAGCTAAAAGAATTTTGAGATACATTAAAGGTATATTTGGTCATGGATTATTTTATTCTCATTCTCAAAATGTAAAATTAGTTGGCTACTCAGATAGTGATTATGGTGGTGACTTGGATGACGAGAAAAGCACTTCGGGATATGCTTTTCATATCGGTTCCGCGATATTTTCATGGTCATCAAAAAAGCAACAGACGGTTGCTCTCTCAACATGTGAGGCAGAGTATATTGCAGCAGCAGCATGCGCCTATCAAGCTATGTGGTTAGGCTATATTTTGGGCGAGTTAAATCTTGTCAAGGAAGAACCGGTTACTATTTTTGTGGACAATAAATCCGCTATTTCATTAGCAAAAAATCCGGTGTCACACAGTCGGAGCAAGCACATCAACAttaaatatcattttattcgagaaCAGGTGAACGATAAAATTGTTTGTTGAGCTGGTACACTACAGGACAGAAGAAAATTTTGGCAGATATATTTACGAAACCGTTGAAGCCGGATATATTTCATAAAATGAAGATGAAACTCGGAATGCAAAAtcgagtttgagggggagtgttagaatttCAAACTCTCCACCACCCTAATTTGAATAAAGAGCAGGCTGAGGTCAAATATACATGCAAGAACCAGCTAACGTGAGAGACAAAGTCTAGTATCGGAAAAGAAAACTATGCATAGAATCTGATATGAGAAAGATGGTCATTATATATGTATGTAATTATGAACCCAGGAAATATGGTAGGCTGGTTTAAAAATTTCTTATGAAAAAACTTACAGAGCAACGGCAGTGGAAGTCAAAGTTGAAGACCTAGGTGTCATGGGTATTTATAAGTTACCTTTAAAAAGGGTGGCTAGCTAGCTGGGCTACTAATTGAAGTGCAGAAAATAAAGGCAGGCAGTGAAAATAAAAAGCATTACTCAACTATGAACTGAAGAAAAGAGACAGCAGGTGGTCATGCGTGTATTGAACAAAACATAGAAGACACCTGCTCAATTCAACAATTGTAGACTTAGTATAAATAAAGCTTATGTAGCCTGACTATGTGTGTAaacatcaatatatatatagtgtacttttATTAGTCAACAAAATAAATAGTGTTCTTGTGTTGCTAGTGCAATAATTTAAATCAAAGTTTTTTATTTTAAGTCCATCACGTTTCCAACAAATAGTTAATATTCACAATCTACAATTTATAGTATCCTCCCATATATTTTCACAATTGACACAATAATGCAACTGAAAGAATTTTAACATAAATTAACATAATTTTACAACATAAATTAACATAATTTTACAAACACCTGGATATATATAACAATATCATGTATATATAATTTGGTGGTAGGCAAAATATAATTTGAATGAACAAAATTTGATAATAGTAAAATGAATACAGGGCCATGTTAATAGTAATGCTAAACAACTTTGATTTTATTTACTCTTTCTCTCAAAAATATTATGAGTTTAGAAGGGAGTGAGGGCCATAGGTTAACTGCAACTCACGCAAACTTGACCAAACTGAGAAACAAACAGTGGCACATTTTTAGTATACACATGGAGGGAATAAaagaattaaaaatataaaaaatataggtataaaataaattttagggatacattttaaattttattctaaaaattaatttttaaaaaataaaatattttttacaCTTAATTGACctatataagtgtatatatatctTATTTGTTATCATTCTTTCCGTTTATAACCATCAggcataaaataaaataaaaattatcaCAGTGTTTATGTGTTACTTGACAGTTATATCTGTAACATGTGCTTAATGCAGAAATGAAAAGATGTGAAAAAGAAAACCTAAGGCAGAAATAATTTATACTTGTTAATGAGTATAatattaatatatcaaatgatTTAAATAAAACATGACCACAAACAAAAAAACAGAACATAGCAACATAGAACAAgttcaaatatattaaaaaacATGCCCAAAAAAACATAACATCCAGATCAACATGAACATTCAGACAGCAAAACACAATAACTAATGATACGACCAGTTCAGTACTGCTCTCAGCTGCATAAcagactactcctcgtcagtaCTTCCTTGAACCCTGGGTTGTCGTCAATTACACAAGGTGGATCCAAAACTTTCATCTTGCAATATATCAGAAAATTTGGAAATTA
This genomic interval from Apium graveolens cultivar Ventura chromosome 8, ASM990537v1, whole genome shotgun sequence contains the following:
- the LOC141677905 gene encoding NADP-dependent malic enzyme-like; the encoded protein is MSKQTKIPLEETRKKIWLVDSKGLIVSHRKESLQHFKKPWAHEHEPCTTLIDAVKAIKPTVLIGTSGQGKTFTKEVVEAMASFNKKPLIMALSNPTSQAECTAEEAYNWSEGRAVFASGSPFDPVKYNNQLYIPGQANNAYIFPGLGLGLVMSGAIRMHDEMLLAASEALACQVTQEHYDKGMTFPPFSNIRTISANIAAKVAAKAYDLGLATRLPRPEDLVKFAESCMYSPNYHIYR